One Streptomyces sp. NBC_00223 genomic window carries:
- a CDS encoding nickel/cobalt transporter, producing the protein MNGVSGYERHLIALFDSRGVFWVALIVALGVGALHAVAPGHGKTVTAAYLVGVRGRNRDALRLGVIVAVMHTLSVLVLATAWVGLTGAAGYGTQTVTTWMQVATGLVVISVGGHLTYRQFRRRGAGHTHSHSHGEHHPVEHPEPARAGSTRHGAGPDTPHTHHEEHHGPHLAADEPESEDAHRHGHGHGHGHTHDHGHSHGHGHTHDHLDPWSRRGLLALALSGGLLPSPSAFIVLVSGLLTGRSIDAIILVLAFGVGMAATLTAVGVLTVRGHSLVTRHTHARPLAARVAAWIPAVAGLGVSIGGCLYLVAALSTLTA; encoded by the coding sequence ATGAACGGCGTGAGCGGATACGAGAGACACCTGATCGCCCTCTTCGACAGCAGAGGCGTCTTCTGGGTCGCCCTGATCGTGGCGCTGGGAGTCGGAGCGCTGCACGCGGTCGCCCCCGGCCACGGCAAGACCGTGACGGCCGCCTACCTGGTGGGGGTTCGGGGACGCAACAGGGACGCCTTGCGCCTCGGCGTGATCGTCGCGGTCATGCACACCCTTTCCGTACTGGTGCTGGCCACTGCCTGGGTGGGGCTGACCGGTGCGGCCGGCTACGGGACCCAGACCGTCACCACGTGGATGCAGGTGGCCACCGGGCTCGTGGTCATCTCGGTCGGCGGCCATCTGACGTACCGCCAGTTCCGCCGCCGGGGCGCCGGGCACACGCACAGCCACTCGCACGGGGAACACCACCCTGTCGAGCACCCGGAACCGGCCCGGGCCGGCTCCACCCGGCACGGCGCCGGTCCGGACACGCCACACACCCACCACGAGGAGCACCACGGCCCTCATCTCGCCGCGGACGAGCCCGAGTCGGAGGACGCACACAGACACGGGCACGGACACGGGCACGGACACACCCACGACCACGGCCACTCGCACGGACACGGACACACCCACGACCATCTCGACCCCTGGTCCCGTCGTGGCCTGCTCGCCCTCGCCCTCTCCGGTGGCCTGCTGCCGTCCCCGTCCGCCTTCATCGTCCTTGTGAGCGGGCTGCTCACCGGGCGCTCGATCGACGCGATCATCCTCGTCCTGGCCTTCGGCGTCGGCATGGCCGCAACGCTGACCGCCGTCGGCGTACTGACCGTCCGAGGACACTCCCTGGTCACCCGCCACACCCACGCGCGCCCGCTGGCCGCTCGCGTGGCCGCCTGGATCCCGGCCGTCGCCGGACTGGGCGTCTCCATCGGCGGCTGCCTCTACCTCGTCGCCGCCCTCTCCACCCTCACCGCGTAA